AGAAACTCGACCGTGAGGAGGGTGGGCATCGCGTCCGCATAGGTGCGAACGAGCTCTCCCAGGGGAATCACGAGGCGCGGCAGGAGGGCGATGATGCCCACGGAGGCCAGTGCCGCCAGCGATTGAACCGCAAAGAGACCTTTGTTCAACCGAGCGCCTATGGCGCTCCCGAGCGCGATTCCCGCGATCACCGATGCGACGATGAACGAGAACCCGTAACTCGTCGGCCCCATCACGAGAACGAGGCTTCGGGTCCAGGCGACCTCACTCATCAGTGCTCCGAGTCCCGAGAGGAACGCGACGATGAGTGCGACACGCGAGCCCGCCGAGAGGCGCGGCCCGGAACGAATCTCGCCCGGCTCCACCAGCCCGCGAACGGACAGTGCCAATCCCGCCGCCCCGAAGTTGAACCCAACCGCTAGAAACGTCGTGGCCCGCAGGCCGAGAGCCTCGATCAAGAAGATCCCCGCGGCAAGACTCCCGAGCACGGCACCGGAGGTGTTGGCCGCATAGAGAATGCCCGACGAGCGCCCGACTCCGCTTCCGATCGAGCGCTCTCGATGCGCAACGAGAATGGGAAGTGTCGCTCCCATGAGGGTGGTGGGGATCAGGAGCAGAACTACCGCCAGGAGAACCCGGGCCAGACCCAATAAAGGCGTCGTTTCCGCGATGAGTCGAAAGGCAGGCGTCAGTCCGGCGAGCAACGGCGGAAACGCCAAAGCGACCGCCGCGGTTCCTACCTCGAGGAGTGCAAACAGCCTCGGAAGCCTCTCGCCGCTCTGAGCATCGGCTCGGCGGGCGGCGAGGGCGCTCCCCGCACCGAGCCCGGCCATGAAGATCGCGAGTACCGTTGCGACGGCCTCGAAGGTATTACCCAGGACGAGCGAGAGGTGCCGGATCCAGACGAGTTGATAGACCAGCGCGGCCGCGCCCGACAGGAACAGGGCGGAGCTCAACCGGATGGAAGTCCCCATTCGGACGGCAAGTCTACCCGAATGGCGGAGGTTGCGGTCGTTTCGCGTAGATCAGATGATGGCCGCCCTGGAACTCTATAAGACCGCTCGGGTCGACGAGCTGACCGAGCTCGCTTGGAAGCTCGTGCCGGTGGATATCGCCCGGGCGAGCCGCCTGGGAGAGGAGTCTCTCGCCCTCGCCCAGGCGCTCGGCTACGACCGGGGTGCGGGCCGCGCTCTCGTTGCGCTGGCCAGCAAGGATTTCTTCATGGCCGAGTACGACGCCGCACTCTCCAAGGTTCATGAGGGGCTGCGCCTGCTGGAGCTCACCGACGATGTCGTGGCGCAGGGAAGGATGCTTCTCATGAAGGGGCTCGTGAACTGGAGCCTGGGGGACTATGATTCGGCGCTCGAAGCCCTCTTCGCCTCGCTCGAGCGGGCGGACGCCGCATCGGAAAAAGAGCTGACCGGCTGGGTGTTCACCTCGCTCGGCGGAGTCTTCGAAGCCCTCTCCGATCTCACGAAGGCGATCGCGCTCCACGCCCGCGCCTACGCGACCTTCACCGAGGTCGGATACAAAGTCGGTCGCGCCCGCGCCTTGAGCGGCCTGGGGGCCGTGTACTACCGCCAGGGTCGCCTCGGCGCGGCCCTCGAGCAACACCTCGAAAGCTTGCGGCTCTTTCGCGAAGTGCCGAGCGAGCTGAGTGAGGCGCGTGCTCTCAACGACCTGGGGGTGATTCACACGAAGCGCGGCGATTTCGCGAAGGCCCTGGAGTGTTTGAACGATGCGCTGCACATACGTGAGCGCTTCGGCAACAAACCGGCGGTCATCACCACGGTCATCCACCTCGGTGAGCTCTTCCTCGATCAGGGGGATATCGACGAGGCTGTGCGCCATCTGAAACGTGCCGTCGGTCTCGCATCGGAAGCGGCCGCCAAACCGAAGCTCACCCGCGCCCACGAGCTCCTGTCGCGGGCCTACGAGAGCGCTTCCGATTTCGAGCTGGCCCTGCGACATCAACGGCTGTCGCAGGAAACCAAGGAGGAAGTCTTCAACGCCGAGACAGCGACGAGGCTCCAGAATCTCCAGATCCGCCACGAGGTCGAACGCGCGGAGAAAGAGGCGGAGATCCAAAGACTTCGCAACGTGGAGCTGGCCGGAGCGCTCGCGAACCTCGAGAAAACGCAGGCCCAGCTCGTTCAATCGGAGAAGATGGCCGCGCTCGGAAGACTCGTCGCGGGGGTGGCCCATGAGATGAACTCTCCCCTGGGTGTCGCCGCGAGCAGCATCGACGTCGTCCGAAGATGGCTCGACCGGATGGCGCCCACACTGGATTCGTCTGCGGTCGAAGTGCTGGAAACGAGCACTCGGATGGCACTCTCGGGGATCGAAAGACTCGAACAAACGATCGCGAGCTTGAAAGCTTTCTCCCAGGTCGACCGCTCGCCCCGCCGGCGGTTCGATCTGCACGACGGGATCGACAGCACTCTCGCCCTGCTCGAGCCGCAATGGGCAGGTCGCGTCCTGGTTCGCCGTCGGTTCGGGCAGATCCCTCTGCTTCTCGGCCATCCACACGACCTCAATCAGGCCTTCATGACGCTTCTCGCCAACGCCGGTGATTCCATCGAAGGAACCGGCACGGTAACGATCGAGAGCCAAGCGTCCGATGACGAAGTTCGCATCGTAATCCGTGACACCGGGCGTGGGATAGCTCGCGAGCGCCTTCCCCAGGTTTTCGACGTGGGCTTCAGCCACAAGGGCTCTCGGGTTCGGATGCACACGGGTCTCGCCTCGGTCCACGCAACCATCGTGGAGCTCCACGGGGGCAAGATCGAGGTCGAGAGCGAGCCCGGCGAAGGAACGGTGTTCACGATCGTCCTACCGATCGACCTCCCCCCGGTCGTTTGACGGCCCTTTCGCACACGAGTACTGTGGGCTCATGTCACGGGCTCTGGCCGCGTTGCTGCTGTTGGCGCCCGTCGCGACCGCCCAGAACAACCCCGACGGCGTCGTGGGTGAATCTCGCTGCAAAACCTGTCACGCCGACGAGCACGCGAAATGGGACGGGTCGCGCCATAGCAAGATGGTCCAGCCGGCAACGAAAAAGAGCGTCCTCGGCGACTTCGACCGTGAGACCGTACGGCTCCGGGGAGAGGACTACGGGCTGCGGACCGAAGGCGGAACGTTCTACATCTCCGAGTCCTTCTTTACCGGCCGAAGGCGCGAGCACCAGGTTCGTTTCACCCTCGGAAATCGTCGCATCCAGCATTACCTTTCGACGCTCGAAGACGGGCGCATCATCGTGCTCCCGCCCTCCTGGGACGTACTGCGCAAGGAGTGGTTCCACAACCTCGACATCGCGGCACCCGATCAACAAGAAGGCGAGATTCCCGTGCAGCTCTGGAACAAGAACTGTTTCGGCTGCCATGTAAGCGAGGAGATCAAGAAGTACGACGTCGGCGCGCGCCGCTACGACACCGAATGGCTCGATTTCGGGACCAGCTGCGAGAGGTGCCATGGTCCCGGGCAGGCACACGTCGAACGCTACGAAAACGGCGGGACGCCGTCGACCGGCGGCGACATCGTGGTGCCGACGAGGCTCGCTCACGATCGCAACTCGATGGTCTGCGCCCAGTGCCACTCGTTCCGCGACGTGATCGCGTTCGGCTTTACCCCGGGCGAGGACTATTACGACTACTTCATGCCGCTCCTCGAGTACAGCCAGGAGCCGAGCAAGGATCCGACGTGGTGGCCCGACGGCAAGACCCGGCGCTTCTCGACCAATGCGCTCGGCATCTGGCAGAGCGAGTGCTTTCTCGAAGGCGGGGTCGCTTGTACGACCTGTCACGCCGATGCCCACGAGCCCGAGATCGAGACCAACTTCCAGCTAAGAGCCGACAAGCGCGTCCTTTGCACGCGCTGTCACGAGAAGATTGGCAACGACGTCTCCGCCCACACGTTCCACGATGAGTCGAGAAGGGGAAGCTCCTGCGTCGAATGCCACATGCCCCGCTCCGTCGTGAGCATCAAGGCCAAGATACGAGATCACAGCATCAGCATTCCCGCTCCCGAGAACACGATTCGCCACGGGATTCCCAATGCCTGCAATCTCTGTCACGAGGACCAGACGCCCGAATGGGCCGTCGAGGCACTCGGGAAGTGGTATCCGGGGAGCAGGAAACGAGACAAGATCGAAGCGCGTGCGCTGGCCTTCGCCTCGGCGCGGGCCG
The nucleotide sequence above comes from Vicinamibacteria bacterium. Encoded proteins:
- a CDS encoding tetratricopeptide repeat protein, with translation MEVPIRTASLPEWRRLRSFRVDQMMAALELYKTARVDELTELAWKLVPVDIARASRLGEESLALAQALGYDRGAGRALVALASKDFFMAEYDAALSKVHEGLRLLELTDDVVAQGRMLLMKGLVNWSLGDYDSALEALFASLERADAASEKELTGWVFTSLGGVFEALSDLTKAIALHARAYATFTEVGYKVGRARALSGLGAVYYRQGRLGAALEQHLESLRLFREVPSELSEARALNDLGVIHTKRGDFAKALECLNDALHIRERFGNKPAVITTVIHLGELFLDQGDIDEAVRHLKRAVGLASEAAAKPKLTRAHELLSRAYESASDFELALRHQRLSQETKEEVFNAETATRLQNLQIRHEVERAEKEAEIQRLRNVELAGALANLEKTQAQLVQSEKMAALGRLVAGVAHEMNSPLGVAASSIDVVRRWLDRMAPTLDSSAVEVLETSTRMALSGIERLEQTIASLKAFSQVDRSPRRRFDLHDGIDSTLALLEPQWAGRVLVRRRFGQIPLLLGHPHDLNQAFMTLLANAGDSIEGTGTVTIESQASDDEVRIVIRDTGRGIARERLPQVFDVGFSHKGSRVRMHTGLASVHATIVELHGGKIEVESEPGEGTVFTIVLPIDLPPVV
- a CDS encoding ammonia-forming cytochrome c nitrite reductase subunit c552 translates to MSRALAALLLLAPVATAQNNPDGVVGESRCKTCHADEHAKWDGSRHSKMVQPATKKSVLGDFDRETVRLRGEDYGLRTEGGTFYISESFFTGRRREHQVRFTLGNRRIQHYLSTLEDGRIIVLPPSWDVLRKEWFHNLDIAAPDQQEGEIPVQLWNKNCFGCHVSEEIKKYDVGARRYDTEWLDFGTSCERCHGPGQAHVERYENGGTPSTGGDIVVPTRLAHDRNSMVCAQCHSFRDVIAFGFTPGEDYYDYFMPLLEYSQEPSKDPTWWPDGKTRRFSTNALGIWQSECFLEGGVACTTCHADAHEPEIETNFQLRADKRVLCTRCHEKIGNDVSAHTFHDESRRGSSCVECHMPRSVVSIKAKIRDHSISIPAPENTIRHGIPNACNLCHEDQTPEWAVEALGKWYPGSRKRDKIEARALAFASARAGEPGATERLLALFRDENQGPIPRANALGHLGRLQDPRVFPTLAGALEDEHPLVRGIAALQMGGLPTAYKQPAAILLSRAIVDEKRLVRMNAAISLLNLGITKLDGEAGERFEEAKRDHVARGAFHSDDPAQLMNLGRLHVLNGEPERAEEVFENSYALDPEQPGIRFFMAVTRLGQDRKNEARKLLENVAEDDPFAQAARALLERLRD